ATATTGATGATGTTCTTGCTCGTTTTGGTTATGTTCCGAATCCGAAGAAACCCATCCCATTCCGATCTGCTAAATCTGCTAAATCTACACAAGCTTTACCACCACGCAACATTCAATCACACCAGAGTAATGCCTCTTCTTCTAATTATGATGATAGTAATAAGCAAAACCCAGTGGAACTTCATGATCAAGTGGCTGAGTGGAAGAGAAGGAGGTTTTGTAATAATGAGGTGAAATCAtttttacaaaacagaaatgGATTGGTTAGGAATGCAGGATTCCAAGAGATGGAAGAAATCAAAACCCCAGAAAAGGAATCCACGGGAAAAACTAAGAAGAAGAGGATCCGTAAAACACCAGCGTTTTCGCGTCGTCTTACACTTGCTGAGAGTAATTGTGAAGCTTACCTGAGAAAGACTCCGGACAATACATGGAAACCTCCAGTTTCACCACACAAACTGCTTCAAGAGGATCACTATGAAGATCCTTGGAGAGTAATCGTTATTTGTATGCTCCTTAATGTTACTTCAGGCAAGCAGGTTTGTTCTCCATTTTATTATCCTCATTTTTTCCAAGTACTTTCAATTTTATTATTGAATCATAGGCCATTGATCTAGCATCTAGTATAGAAATGTATGCATTGTTCTGTTCCCTTGAACATCAGGTGGGAACATAAAGCATGTCAACTTCTTTTGTGGAAGCACATTTTTAAGGCAATTTGTTAGATTCTGTTGTATTATCATGTCTCATTTGTTAATTTTTAAGCTATTGGTTTTAAAATATAAGGTTTCTGAGAAAGTTTGATTGTTCTAGTTGTAAATATGGCATAGGCGAGAAAGTTATTGTTCTCCACTTCATACGGTGAGAAATAAATACAAAGAAATACACCATCAACATATGACTTGGTAGCAAACGACTTTTTTCTCTCCGCTGGGGGACCCTCACTTTTagatagtcttttttttttttaattgcctCTCTAGATCTCTTAGGAGTAGCCTTTGGTAGCCTATGATTCTAGAATCTATGTTTTCCCTCTGCAGTCAGTGTCAAGCAGAAGACCCCATGAGCACTGATGTCATGAACTGCGCCATTTTCAGTCGCAGTAAGACTAGCAATGAAGTAGTCATTGCTTAGAACTTTGTTAGTGATCAATGAATTAACTATTGAAGCAAACCATCTGCAGGTAAGAAAAGTTCTGCCTGATTTCTTCAAACGTTTTCCCGATGCGAAGTCAAGTTTGGAGGTTGTACCACAAGAAATAGAGGAAATTATTTGGACCCTAGGAATACACGATAGAAGAGCAATAATGATTCAGCGCTTCTCTGCGGAGTATCTGTGGGAGAACTGGACCTACATAACCGACCTTCATGGTGTTGGCAAGTAAGTTGTGCATAATTTACATTCTCTCAACctactttttttctttctgaaggAAGCCATTTTTCAACTCTTCTATGTCATGTTTTGATCTATTTCTTGTTTCACATGTCTCATTTGGATAGGTATGCAGCTGATGCATATGCAATATTCTGCACAGGGAAGTGGGATCAAGTTAGACCCAAGGATCATATGCTGAATAAATACTGGGAATTTCTCCATGTAGAGTTTGGGAAAGCAGTTCCCGACGAGGTTGGTGAGAGGATTGCTCCCTACCCAACACATAGTTAGGCTAGTTAGGGATGATATCTATTTTGCTGCATGACGTCCTTGCATATGATGGTATTTTGTAAACTCTCTATCTTTCACTCTTTCTACAAACTTTGTGTAAGCTTAGGGTCATTTTATAGAGTGGGCATCATTTCTGGTTATTAAGCTTTaacagaaagaaaaacaaaacaggtAGTGAAGAGAGTAGACGAGATAATTTAAAAACTGTAATGAGAGTTGTTTAGGGTGTCAGATATATAGAGGTATTGTAGCTGGTATTTAACTCCTTCTGACTGCCCAAGTCCTTGACCATTTTATTTGTACAAGATACTGttgaaaaaatatataaaggtCTCTACTTTGGTATTTTGAAACTTGGACATTCTGATATTTGCACAAACCATTTAAACCTTGCAACTTTGAATTGTAATGTGCGGAACACTGTTTTCACAGCTTGGGACTTTTTATGCGTAGACATGAATCTCTCAACCTCTGAACATTTTCATTTCATTGCTGTAATGGTTTTAGTTTTGAACATTTGACACTTTACCTATACATTTATATATAAAGATCTACTTCTGGGAAATGTAAGCAAATCATTTATTTTATTGTCTTGGAGTACTGTAAAATTTCCTTTGTTAAGTTCAATAATAAAATATCGAGTTCACTAGCATCGAAACATTCATCGATGGGAACCAGGTTTCCTATTGGTAAATTCTTAAACCAGGTAGCCAGTTGTTACTATTCAAAGTTCATTGTCTACAACAGTGAAGCTGAAACAAAACCCAGCAATAAGTCTCCTTTACTTTCAGCAAATTTTGGCAAATATGGTACATAACAAGTGATAAAAGACCAAGTGATCAAATATGGTAGACAAAAATTCCATCTATATGTTAAGAATTATAAAAACTCcgtacaaaaaccccaaaattttAAGAACATCTAAATTAGATCATTTTCATATCTTTTTAATCTAAATCGTCCTGGTTAAATTGGAGCATATGCCACTTAATCAGAGCTTATAGATTACTTCATCTACCTAATACACAATGATAAGGGGTTTCTAAATTTATGGaaactaccaaaattaccctcaaaaaaatattaatattactaaattacCTCCATCAATCCTTATTAATAAACCTAACTAACTAAAATTAGTTTTCATTTCTAACCTAAAAActgattcttcatcttctctattccctctttttctatttttttgaaaccaaaaatcgTTGATGATCGACGATctaaaaacgattaatcgttttgtTTCTTCTATAAAATGTTTAAACCATCAAGAACTAAGTATGCTACTAACATGACCTATTCCAGTGAGAACGATCCCAGAATTGTTGAAGTGATTCGAAAGAAAACGAAGGAAGTGCAAGAAGAAGCCGAAGCCTCTCGTATCGCACACGAGGAGGAAATgagtcgaatcaggtacttttctatcaacccaatcctctaaactaggttttagtaacatgcaataggttaaaaatcaaaaattttgaaatcaaaaaattTCCGGGTTCACAGAATCGGATTACGTTAATGTCGAAGTAACCCGATGCTTGTTAGAAACGGATTATGTTCTTAaacttataaaccgattgttcTGCATGTGAAAAGGAATCGAGGTACGTTAATTTATAAATAGCCCGATTGTTGTAGCCAATATTCCTGGAACTTTATTTTGTTGGAATCAGATTACATATGTCCCACTTATAGCACCAGAATCCACCCTTGGAGAAGTTCTGAAAGTAGTCGATATAGTCAATTCTACGGGGTTGGTACCTGCGGTCGACAATTTGGACCTTGGTTACGACAAACCTGTTTGTTCCTCCTTTTCCTAGAGATACTACGGGGAAACGGATACTTTACATATTCCGTTTGGAgaaatgacgataactccaaatgatgcgaagttAATTACCGGTTAAGCAAAGAAGGTAAAGCCGTGAAGCACAAAGGGTACGAGCCAGAGCTTGGGTGGGGCAAGATTTATGCATGGACCAAGGTAGTGTTCCAATGGGGTGAGGAGAAGACCAAGGAGGAGATGCTAGTAGGCAAGTCAAagcagaggatattccatctctcgaGGCTGAGGAAGAACTTCATGGGAACAAAGAAGCTTCGTGCTAAGGAAAAAGAGGTGATGCCGCAACGTATCATCGCCACGACCAATACGTATGTCCTCTATGTCCTTGGAACTCTTATCTTGCCCGAAGTTTCCGGTGCCCGTGTGAGCGCTAACTTTATCCAGTTGTTGCAACCATTTGAAAAGATTCGCAAATACTCTTGGGGCactgccatccttgcacactcgtAGAAGGAGTTGAGAAATGCTTCTAGGGATCAAAGGAACCAAATCGGagggaatatggcttttctgcaggTTTGGATATATATGCACTTATCAATATGTGGTAAAAGGGCTTTTGATAACAAGGAATGGGATGGAGAGCATTATGGAGACAAGTATACCTACATAAGTAAGccgaagaaacaaaaaatggatTATCCGAACTTGAAAAGACAGTTAGACAATTTGACGACAAAGGATGTTGTCTTTGATCCTTACAAGGAGGTTTTggctaaaggaaaaggaaagaaggttGGGTGCCCAGAGCAAAGTTCGTATTTTGGGCCTTTATTTCAtccaagaggatatgtaatgtacaacccgacgagagtcgcaagacaatgcaGTTACGTACACAAAATCCAAAAGGCGCACAAGATGTTCAACATCAAtgagaaaaaaacaaaatcatatgatAATGATATTGTCATTGTTCACAAGCCTTTACCATCATGTGATTATTGGGAAAACAGAGCCTTCCACAAATATCTTTTGGATGGTCCATCTCGAACAGATGACGAGGCAATTCTGGGTTACATGACGTggtacctcaatgtttcgcatactcgagtgatacgagtagatgagaggcccaagatagaggacaaagatacCTCTCTAGATTACTTGGTgcgtattgttactcaattatgacttttttttaatgattttagcattatatattgaatgtttgttatttgaaACTGAAAAAGAGAAGACGAGTCGGACACTTGATTACCCAAGAAAAGCTAGAAATCAGGGAAGGGAAAAATGTGAAGGCCAATGAAAAgctgattgatgaattgaacggtctcgaagatgtagaagctGGTGCAAATTTTGTGGagcaggatgatgatgatgatgatgaggaggaggaggaggaggaggagaaggatccaaagaagaagaggaagagagccCCTACAAAAAAGATTCTGAAGGTGCATCGACCAGCGCCCAACCTGGTAAACGAGGACGCGGTGGCGATGGTCGTGGaggtggacgtggtcgtggtcATGGTGGGGGtgttcatgaatgaatggttatattcatgtttatgtctttaagtatggataattatggagtcaaaacttatgtcttgtcttaaacttattgtcgaattatgtttggttatacTCCTAGTCtatgaatgacttaatctggtttctagtttatgaatgacttaatgtGTGTGGAAAAAATGAAGAATTCTGGCATTCTTTCTGTCAGAATCAGTTTACATGTAacaatatgtaatccgattctgacaGTTTCCCAAAGTTCAGTTTTAGAATCGGGTTTCATCTACCTATATGAAATCCGATTGCTAAGAAGAAAATTTCGGTAActtttagaatcggtttacatgtataaatatgtaatccgattttgatgaagaaaagttctgtaactttgagaatcggtttacatgtgcattacAAAAGCCCGATTTTTTAGAGGcaaatttatatgattttgtaaggaaacaatcggtctatgtggtaatatataaaatccgattgtttgaattgaattcaaaaaaaaaatagccgttgagacttcatctatataaggacaacctctttgagccactcccacatcacacacttagtctagaaaatggaatgagaaccgtttgaagatttgtgtctggttaaatcctttgctaatacgttccgcaaacgtccgaatgaaatctattcaatgttttggatgagagttaaagagttcttttacgggcaTATTGCGAATCCCAATAACCgaaaatggagagacttggcttttcgattcaactacataaaaggcgcaatgcgagagtacgtaatagttagaaatatggtgtaccactatcatccacgagctcctcttaggTCAAAAAGGAGTAATCcgatcatttttatacctatGTCACCGTCAAAAATTcgcatactaacatttaagaattcattTAATTTCAGCGGGAACGTTTCaacgggctatggagaattcgtaatggggaaagaaagttcattcaccacaaagaatacacgacgttgtaccgacgtgctcggaggttcattgacgagcatttgatgtgtcaaattctagaattcccatacAGAATCATATATATGTAGtgggctaatttcctaaactatgtaaataaatattttttttctgaaattaAGGCATAATCGTATTATACAGACACATATAAACAACGATTTgaggaatcggtttatgtaggtaTTGACCAAACTACGATTCTGGGTTTACATCGTCACAAGAATAAACTCAACTCATAATCGGTTTACAAATgcactaacataaaccgattctggatcgagtgaattttttttttacaagttttgattatgcattaatgaaagttaatctcaggattaacttgattaaacactTTTACATTTTTCGAATTAGCACTAATTTAACAATGGCATATCAggcattaacataaatagtggataaAGGTTTTCTATGAATTACttcttaatgaccctattttgtcacgtagttataggccccaattaagtagGATATGCCCCAATTTAACCAGGTAAATTAGGCACAGTCGCACAAGATGTTGCCTTCTCCATTTCTCTTTATATTTTCAGACCACCACAAAAACCAGTACCACGTCTAGATATTTAATCAACAACACCTCCACCTTCTCCTCCTCTGTTAACACCATCAGAAGCACCACCTTCTCGTACTCCCAACATCACCGCCAAATCCACTACCATGTCCGAATTCTCTACCAACACCACCTCCGTCTCATTTTGTCGCCAACACATCGGGGAGAAGAAGAAATTCCATTGTGGTTGTAGAGATTTTTTCGATGCTAATTTTTCAAGAAACTTTACAGGTTCTACAAGTTTGGTATCGCTTGTTTAAGGTTaggttttaattatttttttaaatctgCTAGTTTTGATTGTAAAATTGGTATGTATCTGGATTAGGGTAATTGTTGTTTGAATCAAATCACAGCTATGGGTAATCGGAAATGATAAATGGTGAAGGTGGTGGTTGTGtgagatttttcatctcaagtttaggttttttattttgataagccGTTAAATTTTGCAATTTCTGATTTAATTCAATAAGAATGAAACGTTGTTCAATGTCAAAAAAAATGCAGTAAGTCTTGAGTTTGTTTGAAATGAATTTCCAGAAATGTATTGAATCCGTGTTGAATACTTGCATTAAGGTtttccatcattttttttttgaaaaatgatcATATGATGGCAGTAACAGGTCTAACCGGGAGTGACAATAAGGTTTTCCATCATTTTTCTATGAGTTTTTCAACATTGTTTTTGTTGGTTCCATCATTTTTTCtgatggtttcatcattttttccttttggtttcatcattttttggcGGAAATATAATAGAATTTCTGGAGATCGGATTTACAGAGAGGATTCAAGATCTTTACTAACGCAAAAGATGTGCACCCGTCGTGAAAAATCTACGACATCGTTCAATTGGCAAGGAATTTTATGTCTAAAAATGAAAATTGAGCTCTATAACAATAAGATTCATGACCGTGATCACAATGTCACCAAGTCGTCAGAATTTGTGTATGAAGTTCATTCTTGCAACCGCTGGAGAATCAATGGCTTCCCTTACGCCGATGTTGTTAATTGTATGATGGCGAATGGAGAAGATACTTATAAATATGTTCAACACTACTTCACCACTAAGTCATATCGAGAGTCGTTTTCAAGACCAGTTCATCCAGTTCCCATTGTTGAAAGGCATGCAACAATTTCATCCAAGTCTTTTGTTCATGGACTTAAAGTTTTGCCACAATCAGGTCTCCCAAATAAGAAGAAAAGGATTCTTAATAAAGGTTCAatttctaataaaaatatgaGAGCTTTTGGTGGATACAATTTATTGAATACTCATAATCAAAGGACATGCCTTACGAAGCAGATGTGAAGTCTTATAGGATAATCTCATTTTGACTACGGTTCATCAACTTTCACTTTTTACAGTTAAATATGTTAATTTCCTGCTGGTGTTTCATTTGGATTAACTTTTCCTTTTTAGGTTTCACTTGCAATATGTTGgtaccctttttggtttcatcatatctACTGTTGTTTTGGAACAAAAATAGATatgaaccctttttggtttcatcatttcataTTTTTCTAACTATGCATTACTGATTTGTCCAATGTACATTATTTCTCTTCTAATTTTGCTTTTCTAATTgtgaattattatttttattggcTTTTTTGTTTTGCTGTGTTATGAATTATTGCCATGACTTGTTACCATTGTGTCGAATGTCGATTGCCGAAAAGCGATCCTTGTTGTGTTTCCTGTTATTGTTTAATACTTTCTGTTGTAATTATACTTTATCCTTGGAACATGAAAATGTTTCATGCCTTGAAATATATCAAAAATTTGAGTTTAAACCAAGCCGTGATACGACCCTTTTTCCTTTTGGTTTCACTTGCAACATGTTGGAACCCTTTTTAATTCCATCATTCTACTGTTACACTGGAATCAAAATATGCTGGAAtcatgtttggtttcatcaaaaaacagACATAACAGTCTCTGACAATATGGTTTGGGTTAAACATAATTGAAATCATTACAAACATTGTTTACAACTAGTTGACTGTACACTAATTGAAACCATTCATAAACCATTTAAACCTTTTATAAACCATTATAAGCATTTATGTTTACAACTAACCGACAGTTCACTAATATTTATGTATGCGTTTATAATTCTTTTAGTGATTTGTCCATCAGGATCATGTAGCACAACTTTTCTCTCATGTTTTCCACCTTTTATTGAAATATTCTCTTCATGAGACTTCATGTTTCCCTTCAATAAGCTCTCCATGTAATGTAATAACAAACATGAAGGCCACATTCTACCCTGAAGTTATAGAAAAAATTTCTCTTTAGTTAGCACTTGCAAAAGAAAATGATTAGTATTAAATTACAAACACCTAAACGAATCTTCACGTCTTttccctgcaaaaaaaaaaaaactgattttagtCAAAAATAGAATAAACTAACACTTCCGAACCAATACTGGTAGAACCAAACAAGGgaagaatgatgaaaccaaaaatggtttcatcaaatatAGCCATAATTAACCAACACCACCAAACCAGTATTGGTGGAACCAAATTCGACAAGGGAAGAATGatcaaaccatttttggtttcattaaAATTACCAGAGTTAACCAACTTACCAACACAGTGTTGGTAGAACCAAATTCGACAAGGAAGAATAAACCATTTACTACCAGAGTTAACCAACACACCAACAGAGTGTTGGTGGAACCAAATTATACAAAGTGAAAATAATGGAACCAAAAATTGTTTCATCAAAACCACCATAATTAATCAACACACCAACAGAGTGTTGGTGGAACCAAATTTGACAAAGTGAAAATACTGCAACCAAATTTGACTAGAGTTACTTGATCCAAAAATGATTTCAGTATAAATAAGAACAACACGAGTAATTATTTTACTAAGCAATTCATCATCATTGATTAGTTTAGGTAGAACAGATAAAATGATGATAAAACCAAACAGATAAAACTTCGATCCATGTTAGTTCAAACGCTTAATAATTTATGAAGAACATGAAACAAAAGATTCAAGTTACCTTCTATAGTATTTTTAATCGTTTTACAGAGaaattcatctttcttcttcacTTGTTGAGTATTTTTTTCACCATTTTTACTAGCTTTTCTGATTTTGGTTTCTACTCTTTTGATTTTAGGTCATAAGTTGTTCCAATTTATGATTTCTAATCTTAGGTTTCAAGAGAAAAATAGAGAATCGATTGTTTATCAGTTCAAACGAAAGAAAATCGATTTCATAGATCTGAttgtttcttatttttgagaagcaaatgaaagagaaaaagaaaatgaaaaagaaaaacgatTGAATCGAGTGAATGAGTAGTGTTGACTTGTTATGTTAGTCTTGGGATGAAAAAAACAAGGGGTATTTTAGACAGTTCGGGAATTTGGGTTTTTTTTAATTCATTTGTTTTGTTGGGGCTATATTACATCGATGTTGATAGCAACGGGTTGTAACGCGCGCGTTAAATATAGTATATGTTCTTGTTTTACTTGTTCATTTTTTTAGCTAAGATAATAATTTTATCCCAAAGAAAAGATTACATGTTCAGGAGAAAGGCAAGTACATCTCCCGAACACTACCCCGTTACATTGATCATTGTTCCTTCTACAATGCTTGGCTTCCTTATTAGCTAAAGATACACAAATTCTGTTGCCATAATTTAACCTTGAAAAAGAGTAATTGACAGTCATCTAAAATATTTTGACTAAACCAACACAGATGGTTATTATTATTAGTCAAATAAGTGATTGCATTCTTTGCATCATTGCGAATGCAGAAACTGGTTCCATCCATTTGATTCCTTATAGTATGTCAATGCACTTTTTTTTTCCGTTGTCCATGCTACTCATTTGGTGAGTTTGCATCCTTCAAAGGTTCCTGCCATATCAGTTTGAACAAGCCCAGAACCTGCTTTATTAGTATCTTTATCAAAGCTTAAGCTTGCATCACAGTAAAGAATACTACACATATCAGGAAGGCTAATGTTGTTCCAGGTCTTGATAGGTGCAGGTGGCATGACTGGTTGATTATGTGCAAAAGGCGTACAACGATCTATATATGCTATCAGTTTCATGACATAGTTGGCGGTATTTATCGGcgtaaattttttattttgagaaaTCCGAAAACACCTACTCCTCCAAATACACCAAGATGTGACGAATATCGACTGCTTTGTTGCTAGActattgttatagcattgctcggtcagactcgcaagctttgctatctcgagattgtttgtcaaatttagttgtcaaaactgtatatcttgatttctagtctacttatagctaagtctcggactaggatagttaagtgtaattgagctcaaactccacgacgatcatcttacgaagatgaagaacttctcaaggaaccagtgaaacttcatccgactaaaaggtatgtggagacttgaacttatctatcactcaaaagtctatctactctatctcctacttcttgagacaaaaagtcgtatgttatatatatatatatatatatatatattttattatatacatttggtatttcgagccgagtatacctcgcctatctatatctcgaaatctgtgttggtaagcttttctcttcgatcaagtttatctttacctaatatgtttcaatcatcttgaaaatttctttgacaagaaatggtgtaacaactatataacgtcctctaagaatgtttcaatgattggaatgagagtttagattacataaccaatgatggacataagtattattgtggaaacacgtatgtgcataagtcctatcccttgaaccaaagtttacgaactttgttgatcaagagaaaccggaagaatgacttgttattccgattatacacatttgctatttcgagccgagtttttctcgcctatctatttctcgaaatatgtgttggtaagctttcgctttaaccactttcatctttacccgtgacgaaagtcatgatgacatttcaatatcttgaaaatcactttgatgaaaaatagtttgtgaataacaactatataacatcctctaagaatgtttcaatgattggaatgtagagttgagattatgtagccatctatggatataagcatatatagtgtgttcgcacattagtgtataaatccatgtaccggaaaccaagtgtgtgcatatgtgtgcatacagaATTGGTGAAGGacacaggttaggtacgcgtactggcggaagttcacgtccgtgaatttctgctgagtttggagtttacaaactcttaaacaagtcaccttaggtacgcgtactggcgaaacttttccacccgaaaaattctgctgagtttggaaaccaaaatcaACTCAATTTggttgcttaggtacgcatacccgtacacatacttaagctgattattttctcaaatcggtagttcatgaacttaaacaaataaattataaggaatgcaatatttgcaaaccgtagctatattgttcatgaattcattcaaatgaatcaaatccgattttttttaattgtatctattcataaagacctaagcaattgaataactcttcaactagttcttttgaagtcatttgaaaatACGATAGAAAAGCAATAATGATTCAGCGCTTCTCTGCGGAGTATCTGTGGGAGAACTGGACCTACATAACCGACCTTCATGGTGTTGGCAAGTAAGTTGTGCATAATTTAAATTCTCTCAACCTCCCATTTTTCTTTCTGAAGGAAGCCATTTTTCAACTCTTCTATGCCATGTTTTGATCTATTTCTTGTTTCGCGGGTTTCATTTGGATAGGTATGCAGCTGATGCATATGCAATATTCTGCTCAGGGAAGTGGGATCAAGTTACACCCAGGGATCATATGATGAATAAATACTGTAAATTTCTCCATGTAGAATTTGGGAAAGCAGTTCCCGCTGTAGTTGGTGATAGGATTGCTCCCTGCCCAACGCATGGCTAGGCTAGTTAGGGATATGAAATATGTTTAGCTGAGCGGCGTACCTGCATATGATGGTATTTTGTAAACTCTCTATCTTTCAATTTTTCTATAATCTTTGTGTAAGCTTAGGGTCATTTTATAGAGTGGGCATCATTTCTGGTTATTAAGCTTTAcacagaaag
This portion of the Papaver somniferum cultivar HN1 chromosome 11, ASM357369v1, whole genome shotgun sequence genome encodes:
- the LOC113323235 gene encoding uncharacterized protein LOC113323235, with product MEKNEIPGTLTPPPPPRPPRERRRRKTEDGEKKKKNQRKEVRVVSSYFPIPPHLNSGDFVVQRPKRDFTVPNKPHDDDYLFKTKSTPDGDFGTSTPPKQENPKSSSSSAAACVENIDDVLARFGYVPNPKKPIPFRSAKSAKSTQALPPRNIQSHQSNASSSNYDDSNKQNPVELHDQVAEWKRRRFCNNEVKSFLQNRNGLVRNAGFQEMEEIKTPEKESTGKTKKKRIRKTPAFSRRLTLAESNCEAYLRKTPDNTWKPPVSPHKLLQEDHYEDPWRVIVICMLLNVTSGKQVRKVLPDFFKRFPDAKSSLEVVPQEIEEIIWTLGIHDRRAIMIQRFSAEYLWENWTYITDLHGVGKYAADAYAIFCTGKWDQVRPKDHMLNKYWEFLHVEFGKAVPDEVGERIAPYPTHS